From one Rhodovulum sp. ES.010 genomic stretch:
- a CDS encoding component of SufBCD complex, which translates to MDWNQQVFELIDMRSFSNLWYWIALAVLWSTSSHWVLGVPYDMIRRARRTGGEAAEDVADLLRINARRYLYIARVSGLWITGFAGFLLSTLAIIGFHYGNEFSQAVFLLFAPMTLVGLWSIRTARIYERGGHRAEALYRLLTWHRLGVQLLGIVSIFVTAMWGMWQNMSIGALGG; encoded by the coding sequence TTGGACTGGAACCAGCAAGTCTTCGAGTTGATCGACATGCGGTCGTTCTCGAACCTCTGGTACTGGATCGCGCTTGCGGTGCTGTGGTCCACCTCCAGCCACTGGGTGCTGGGCGTGCCCTACGACATGATCCGGCGCGCCCGCCGTACGGGCGGCGAGGCGGCCGAGGACGTGGCCGACCTGCTGCGGATCAATGCGCGCCGCTACCTGTACATCGCGCGCGTCTCGGGGCTGTGGATCACCGGTTTCGCGGGCTTCTTGCTCAGCACGTTGGCGATCATAGGGTTCCATTACGGAAACGAGTTCAGCCAGGCGGTGTTTCTGTTGTTCGCGCCGATGACGTTGGTCGGTCTATGGTCGATCCGCACGGCACGGATCTACGAGCGCGGCGGCCACCGGGCCGAGGCGCTTTACCGGCTGTTGACCTGGCACCGGCTCGGCGTGCAACTCTTGGGGATCGTCTCGATCTTCGTTACCGCGATGTGGGGGATGTGGCAGAACATGTCGATCGGTGCGCTCGGCGGTTGA
- a CDS encoding TrkH family potassium uptake protein — protein sequence MLRRIYDLPLLVILMGVGAGAMFLPVGVALAERDWLTARSFLYSGLLFSVLAALIGLATVRNRVSNQARSHLLAMLSFYTVLPLMLAVPVVESVPGASFLDGYFEMVSSLTTTGATLYDVPGQVSGALHLWRAMVGWLGGFFIWVTAISILAPMNLGGFEVTAGAGAGTPTAPHPVGGGAETGKGADPRGRLVRFASRLAPVYLGLTAALWVLMLVAGEGPLVAACHAMSILSTSGISPVGGVPGGQSGFAGELFLWGFFIFAFSRRTFMFDFRAESWRALRSDLEIRMGVAIAWAVTLFLFVRHWLGAYDMAAEENLFAALRALWGAVFTVTSYLTTTGFESADWAAAQSWSGLATPGLILVGLAVFGGGVATTAGGVKLLRIYALYKHGVREMEKLVHPSSVGGAGAFARRMRRQGAQIAFVFFMLFALSVAVTMVALAATGLGFEASMVLTVAALTTTGPLASAGSEAALSYAALGDGARMILAAAMVVGRLETLAIIALLNPDFWRT from the coding sequence ATGCTGCGGCGGATCTACGACCTTCCGCTTCTGGTGATCCTCATGGGCGTGGGGGCCGGGGCGATGTTCCTGCCCGTGGGCGTGGCGCTGGCAGAGCGCGACTGGCTGACGGCGCGCAGTTTCCTCTATTCCGGGCTTCTGTTCTCGGTGCTGGCCGCGCTGATCGGTCTGGCTACTGTCCGTAACCGCGTCTCGAACCAGGCCCGTAGCCACCTCTTGGCAATGCTCAGCTTCTACACGGTGCTGCCGCTGATGCTGGCGGTGCCCGTTGTGGAGTCGGTGCCGGGGGCAAGCTTCCTGGACGGCTATTTCGAGATGGTTTCGAGCCTGACGACGACCGGGGCCACGCTCTACGATGTGCCCGGGCAGGTATCGGGCGCGCTTCATCTGTGGCGGGCGATGGTGGGCTGGCTTGGCGGTTTCTTCATCTGGGTCACCGCGATCTCGATCCTGGCGCCAATGAACCTTGGGGGCTTCGAGGTGACCGCCGGGGCCGGCGCGGGCACGCCGACGGCGCCGCACCCGGTTGGCGGCGGGGCCGAGACCGGGAAGGGCGCGGACCCGCGCGGCCGGCTTGTGCGTTTCGCAAGCCGTCTCGCTCCTGTCTACCTGGGGCTTACTGCCGCGCTGTGGGTGCTCATGCTTGTCGCCGGCGAGGGACCGCTGGTCGCCGCTTGCCACGCGATGTCAATCCTCTCGACCTCGGGTATCTCGCCCGTGGGCGGTGTGCCCGGCGGGCAGAGCGGTTTTGCCGGCGAGTTGTTTCTCTGGGGCTTTTTCATCTTCGCCTTCTCGCGGCGCACCTTCATGTTTGATTTCCGCGCCGAAAGCTGGCGAGCGCTCAGGAGCGATCTGGAAATCCGGATGGGGGTGGCGATCGCCTGGGCGGTGACGTTGTTCCTTTTCGTCCGCCATTGGCTGGGCGCCTATGACATGGCCGCCGAGGAGAACCTTTTCGCGGCGTTGCGTGCGCTTTGGGGCGCGGTCTTCACGGTGACCTCCTATCTGACCACCACCGGGTTCGAATCTGCCGACTGGGCGGCGGCGCAAAGCTGGTCGGGGCTGGCGACTCCGGGGCTGATCCTGGTCGGGCTGGCCGTCTTCGGCGGGGGTGTTGCAACCACCGCGGGAGGGGTCAAGCTGCTCAGGATCTATGCGCTCTACAAGCATGGCGTGCGCGAGATGGAAAAGCTCGTCCATCCCTCCTCGGTGGGCGGTGCGGGCGCCTTCGCCAGACGCATGCGGCGGCAGGGCGCGCAGATCGCCTTCGTGTTCTTCATGTTGTTCGCATTGTCGGTTGCCGTGACCATGGTCGCGCTTGCCGCGACCGGGCTTGGATTCGAGGCCTCGATGGTCCTGACCGTGGCCGCGCTCACCACCACCGGGCCGCTGGCCTCTGCCGGCAGCGAGGCGGCGCTGTCCTACGCCGCGCTCGGGGATGGCGCACGTATGATCCTCGCCGCGGCGATGGTGGTGGGCCGACTCGAGACGCTGGCGATCATCGCGTTGCTGAACCCGGATTTCTGGCGCACCTGA
- the hfq gene encoding RNA chaperone Hfq, whose protein sequence is MAAEKNQNLQDAFLNHVRKTKVPVTIFLINGVKLQGVITWFDNFCVLLRRDGQSQLVYKHAISTIMPSQPINLYDGED, encoded by the coding sequence ATGGCTGCCGAAAAAAACCAGAATTTGCAGGACGCATTCCTTAACCATGTTCGCAAGACCAAGGTCCCGGTGACGATCTTTCTGATCAACGGGGTCAAGTTGCAGGGTGTGATCACTTGGTTCGACAATTTCTGCGTGCTCCTGCGCCGCGACGGGCAAAGTCAGCTCGTTTACAAGCACGCGATCTCCACAATCATGCCCTCGCAACCGATCAACCTCTACGACGGTGAGGATTGA
- the trkA gene encoding Trk system potassium transporter TrkA gives MKIIICGAGQVGWQIARHLSGERNDVTVVDLNGDLIRRATDALDVQGITGHASYPDILQRAGARDADMIIAATQSDEVNMVTCQVAHSVFAIPRKIARLRSQSYLTAIYSDLYRRDHMPIDVVISPEREVAEAALQRLSSPAAFDTESFLGGKAQLLGITLEEDCPVVNTPLRQLTDLFSTLRALVVGVRREGTLFAPEPNDQLFPEDQIYVFSHIEDIDRTLEIFGKPTKRQERVVIIGGGNVGLAVAEALENREDRIRAKVIEKDRTRAEIAADALERTIVLNGDGLDVNLLEEANIERADAVLAVTDDDKTNLLAAVRAKLAGCPMAICLVNDPSLVPLMGPLDIDAYINPRATTVSSILRHVRHGRVRGVYSIGDAEAEVLEAQVLSTSPMCGQRVQEIDFPEGALVGAVMKGEKVIRPTGSTRIEEGDVVVIFALSADVPEVERLLQVSIDFF, from the coding sequence ATGAAGATCATCATCTGCGGCGCGGGCCAGGTCGGCTGGCAGATCGCCCGCCACCTCTCGGGCGAGCGGAACGACGTCACCGTTGTCGATCTCAACGGCGACCTGATCCGGCGGGCGACGGACGCGCTTGACGTGCAAGGCATCACCGGTCACGCGTCCTATCCCGATATCCTGCAACGGGCGGGCGCGCGCGATGCCGACATGATCATCGCGGCCACGCAGTCCGACGAGGTCAACATGGTCACCTGCCAGGTGGCTCATTCGGTCTTCGCGATTCCGCGCAAGATCGCGCGGCTGCGCTCGCAATCCTACCTGACCGCGATCTATTCCGACCTTTACCGGCGCGACCACATGCCGATCGATGTGGTCATCAGCCCCGAGCGCGAGGTGGCCGAGGCGGCGCTCCAGCGGCTGTCCTCGCCCGCGGCCTTCGATACCGAGAGCTTTCTTGGCGGCAAGGCGCAACTGCTGGGGATTACGCTGGAAGAGGACTGTCCGGTGGTGAACACGCCGCTGAGGCAGTTGACCGACCTGTTCTCGACATTGCGCGCGCTCGTCGTGGGCGTGCGCCGCGAGGGCACGCTGTTCGCGCCGGAGCCGAACGACCAGCTTTTTCCCGAAGACCAGATCTACGTGTTCTCCCATATTGAGGACATCGACCGCACGCTGGAGATCTTCGGCAAGCCCACGAAACGGCAGGAGCGGGTGGTCATCATCGGCGGCGGCAATGTCGGACTGGCCGTGGCCGAGGCGCTGGAGAACCGCGAGGACCGCATCCGCGCCAAGGTCATCGAGAAGGACCGGACGCGCGCCGAGATTGCCGCGGATGCGTTGGAACGGACCATCGTGCTCAACGGCGACGGGCTCGACGTGAACCTCCTGGAAGAGGCGAATATCGAGCGCGCCGACGCCGTTCTGGCGGTTACCGACGACGACAAGACCAACCTGCTTGCCGCGGTGCGTGCCAAGCTGGCCGGCTGCCCGATGGCCATCTGCCTGGTCAACGACCCCTCGCTGGTGCCGCTGATGGGCCCCCTCGATATCGACGCCTATATCAACCCCCGCGCCACGACCGTCAGCTCGATCCTGCGCCATGTCCGTCACGGCCGGGTGCGCGGCGTCTACTCGATCGGCGATGCTGAAGCCGAGGTGCTGGAGGCGCAGGTGCTCTCGACCTCGCCGATGTGCGGCCAGCGCGTGCAGGAGATCGACTTCCCGGAGGGCGCGCTGGTCGGGGCGGTGATGAAGGGCGAGAAGGTGATCCGTCCGACCGGCTCGACCCGGATAGAGGAGGGCGATGTGGTGGTGATCTTCGCGCTGTCGGCTGACGTCCCCGAAGTGGAGCGCCTGTTGCAGGTCTCCATCGACTTCTTCTGA
- a CDS encoding YSC84-related protein: MQDGKNTSLFSRRVFLGAMGATTALAACGNGVGSQGGAEIDSRVDSTRNYLFSRYPGTRELADKAQGILWMPLITKAGLWVGGAYGRGALRVNNVTVDYYSATSASIGFQVGAQQYAHALFFMTPEALQTFRAGAGWSAGADLEYAFMDDAGAVSADTMTSLDPVIAVIFGQQGLIAGASLQGTKYTRIIP, encoded by the coding sequence ATGCAAGACGGCAAGAACACGAGCCTGTTCTCCCGCAGGGTTTTCCTGGGCGCCATGGGCGCAACAACGGCACTGGCGGCCTGCGGCAACGGCGTGGGCAGCCAGGGCGGCGCCGAGATCGACAGCCGGGTGGACTCGACGCGGAACTATCTCTTCAGCCGATATCCCGGCACGCGGGAACTGGCGGACAAGGCGCAGGGCATTCTCTGGATGCCGCTGATCACCAAGGCGGGCCTCTGGGTTGGTGGCGCCTATGGCCGCGGTGCCCTGCGAGTGAACAATGTCACGGTCGATTACTACTCCGCGACCTCGGCGAGCATCGGGTTCCAGGTTGGCGCGCAGCAATATGCGCATGCGCTGTTCTTCATGACGCCGGAGGCATTGCAGACCTTCCGCGCCGGGGCCGGATGGTCGGCGGGTGCCGATCTCGAATACGCCTTCATGGATGACGCGGGCGCGGTTTCGGCCGACACGATGACCTCGCTCGACCCGGTGATCGCAGTGATCTTCGGCCAGCAGGGGCTGATTGCCGGCGCCTCGCTGCAAGGGACCAAGTACACACGCATCATCCCCTAA
- a CDS encoding penicillin acylase family protein: MAGLFRWLLRLFMAVVILAVLAGATVYYLASRSLPDYDATHRVAGLSQPVEIVRDNANVPHVFGASDADVFFGLGFAHAQDRLWQMTVLRRTAQGRLSELFGARTLEIDKLIRRLDLYGLAERSVAVQDAYTTGALEAYARGVNAWIGTVNAEARGRGAPEFFLFTPEVPYWQPADSLAIAKLMGLTVSTHLDAEVLRARVSLLLDEDRVRDLLPDAPGSGIAALPDYSELAPGVSPSTTPRHKAAAGPLSPFPEGRPFASASNAFAAAPRRSAAGGTLLANDPHLGFSAPSIWYLARLELSTGGVIGGTVPGMPVVLAGRSARLGWGLTTAYLDDQDVFLEALNPQNPNEYRTPEGYAPFEMQRTIIRVADAQPVTIEMRWTENGPVLPATHHDLASITPAGHVAALGWTLLDAADTSMSAGLKLMRAASVNEAIEAGRLHVAPAQNLMVVDEETIALQTIGAMPGRRAGHQSQGRLPVAGWRPENRWQGRLNYAANPRFVAPASGILGNTNNKLVDRPFPLHVSFDWGDSQRIQRWKRLMETREVHTRESFIEAQLDTVSFTARALLPLIGRDLWFTGEPAPLGSPERRRQTALELLAEWNGEMNEHLPEPLIYAAWLRRLQDRLIRDELGPLANEFTHVEPLFIERVFRDIDGAGAWCDIRQSSAVETCTEIARRSLDEALLWLAETYGGSLESLRWGAAHQARHDHPVLGDSALKWFVNIRQPTSGGDNTLNRGLTRGTEPHPFANIHGAGYRGVYDFADPDSSVFVISTGQSGHPLSRHYDDLGELWRRGEYIPMSLDPDLARAAAVGVTRLLPEGD, encoded by the coding sequence ATGGCCGGGCTCTTCCGATGGCTTCTGCGGCTCTTCATGGCCGTCGTCATCCTGGCCGTGCTGGCCGGGGCGACCGTCTATTATCTCGCGTCGCGGTCCCTGCCCGACTACGATGCGACCCATCGCGTCGCGGGGTTGTCGCAGCCGGTGGAGATCGTGCGCGACAACGCCAACGTGCCGCATGTCTTTGGGGCGAGCGATGCCGACGTGTTCTTCGGGCTCGGCTTCGCCCATGCTCAGGACCGGCTGTGGCAGATGACGGTTCTAAGGCGCACCGCGCAGGGCCGGCTGTCAGAACTTTTCGGCGCCCGCACGCTGGAAATCGACAAGCTGATCCGCCGGCTCGACCTCTACGGGCTCGCGGAACGCTCGGTCGCGGTGCAGGATGCCTACACCACCGGCGCGCTGGAAGCGTATGCCCGTGGCGTCAATGCCTGGATCGGCACCGTCAATGCCGAGGCACGCGGCCGGGGCGCGCCGGAATTCTTCCTGTTCACGCCGGAAGTCCCCTACTGGCAACCGGCCGATTCGCTGGCCATCGCCAAGCTTATGGGGCTGACGGTCTCGACCCATCTCGATGCCGAGGTCTTGCGCGCGCGCGTCTCTCTGCTGCTCGATGAGGACCGCGTGCGCGACCTTCTGCCCGACGCCCCGGGCAGCGGGATCGCGGCGTTGCCCGACTACAGCGAGCTTGCACCGGGCGTCTCCCCTTCGACAACGCCACGCCACAAGGCCGCCGCCGGCCCGCTCTCGCCCTTTCCCGAGGGGCGGCCCTTCGCCTCCGCCTCGAATGCCTTTGCCGCCGCGCCTCGCCGCTCGGCGGCCGGCGGCACGCTTCTGGCCAACGACCCGCACCTGGGCTTTTCGGCCCCCTCGATCTGGTATCTCGCCCGGCTCGAGCTTTCCACGGGCGGCGTGATCGGGGGTACGGTGCCGGGGATGCCGGTGGTCCTTGCAGGCCGTTCGGCGCGGCTCGGCTGGGGCCTGACCACGGCCTATCTCGACGACCAGGACGTATTTCTCGAAGCCCTGAACCCCCAAAACCCGAATGAATACCGCACGCCCGAAGGCTACGCGCCTTTCGAGATGCAGCGCACGATCATCCGCGTGGCAGATGCACAGCCGGTGACAATCGAGATGCGCTGGACCGAGAACGGACCGGTGCTGCCCGCCACCCATCACGACCTCGCCTCTATCACACCCGCGGGGCACGTAGCCGCGCTCGGCTGGACGCTGCTGGATGCGGCCGACACCTCGATGAGTGCGGGGCTCAAGCTGATGCGGGCGGCCAGCGTGAACGAGGCGATCGAGGCCGGCCGGCTCCACGTCGCCCCGGCACAGAACCTGATGGTGGTGGACGAGGAGACGATCGCACTGCAGACCATTGGCGCCATGCCCGGGCGGCGTGCGGGCCACCAGAGCCAAGGCCGCCTGCCCGTGGCGGGCTGGAGACCGGAAAACCGCTGGCAAGGCCGATTGAACTATGCCGCGAACCCCCGCTTCGTCGCGCCGGCGAGCGGCATCCTGGGCAACACAAACAACAAGCTCGTCGACCGGCCGTTTCCGCTGCATGTCAGCTTCGACTGGGGCGACAGCCAGCGCATCCAGCGCTGGAAGCGCCTGATGGAAACCCGGGAGGTGCATACCCGCGAGAGCTTCATCGAAGCGCAGCTCGACACCGTGTCGTTCACCGCGCGCGCGCTCTTGCCGCTGATCGGCCGCGATTTGTGGTTCACCGGCGAACCCGCGCCGCTGGGCAGCCCCGAGCGGCGGCGCCAGACGGCGCTCGAACTACTGGCCGAATGGAACGGCGAGATGAACGAGCACCTGCCCGAACCGCTGATCTATGCCGCCTGGCTGCGGCGGTTGCAGGACCGGCTGATCCGCGACGAACTGGGCCCCCTCGCGAACGAGTTCACCCATGTCGAACCGCTTTTCATCGAGCGGGTCTTCCGCGACATCGACGGCGCGGGCGCATGGTGCGACATCCGCCAGTCGAGCGCGGTCGAGACCTGCACCGAGATCGCCCGTCGGTCGCTGGACGAGGCGCTGCTGTGGCTTGCCGAGACCTATGGCGGCTCGCTGGAGTCCCTGCGCTGGGGCGCGGCGCACCAAGCCCGGCACGACCACCCGGTGCTCGGCGACTCGGCGCTGAAGTGGTTCGTGAACATCCGCCAGCCGACCTCGGGGGGCGACAACACGCTCAACCGCGGCCTGACCCGCGGCACCGAGCCCCACCCCTTCGCCAATATCCACGGGGCAGGGTATCGCGGCGTCTACGACTTCGCCGACCCCGACAGTTCGGTCTTCGTCATCTCCACCGGCCAGTCAGGCCACCCGCTGAGCCGCCATTACGACGACCTGGGCGAATTGTGGCGACGCGGCGAGTACATTCCCATGAGCCTCGACCCGGACCTCGCCCGCGCCGCGGCGGTAGGCGTTACACGCCTGCTGCCGGAAGGCGACTGA
- the hflX gene encoding GTPase HflX → MSSELREESARRVTRAFVLHPDIASDRSRREAAPALEEAVALAQALPDMEIVGAETVPLSKARPGQLFGPGKVEELAERLGEAEIELVLIDGPVTPVQQRNLERDWKVKILDRTGLILEIFAERARTREGVLQVELAALSYQRTRLVRAWTHLERQRGGLGFVGGPGETQIEADRRAIDEAITRLRRQLEKVAKTRDLHRAARRKVPFPVVALVGYTNAGKSTLFNRLTGAEVMAKDMLFATLDPTMRAVTLPTGLKVILSDTVGFISDLPTQLVAAFRATLEEVLEADLVVHVRDIAHPETGEQADDVRAILADLGVAAETPQIEVWNKTDLLDPAARTALETAAARHDGVLTLSAWTGAGLEALLSAVTRALDDARTRRALMLGFDEGRKRAWLYDQGVVEAETQVDEGIRLTVNWTARQEQRFRALDAG, encoded by the coding sequence TTGAGCTCCGAACTGCGTGAGGAGTCTGCGCGCCGGGTCACCCGGGCCTTTGTGCTGCACCCCGACATCGCCAGCGACCGGTCGCGGCGCGAGGCCGCCCCGGCGCTGGAGGAAGCGGTGGCCCTGGCCCAGGCGCTGCCCGACATGGAGATCGTCGGCGCCGAGACCGTGCCGTTGTCGAAGGCCCGCCCGGGACAGCTGTTCGGTCCGGGCAAAGTCGAGGAACTGGCTGAGCGCCTAGGCGAGGCCGAGATCGAGCTGGTTCTGATCGACGGCCCCGTCACGCCCGTCCAGCAGCGCAACCTGGAACGCGACTGGAAGGTCAAAATCCTCGACCGGACCGGGCTGATCCTCGAGATCTTCGCCGAGCGCGCCCGCACCCGTGAGGGCGTGCTGCAGGTGGAACTGGCCGCGCTTAGCTACCAGCGCACGCGGCTGGTGCGCGCCTGGACCCACCTCGAACGCCAGAGGGGCGGCCTGGGATTCGTCGGCGGCCCCGGCGAAACCCAGATCGAGGCCGACCGCAGGGCCATAGACGAGGCGATCACCCGGTTGCGCCGGCAACTGGAAAAGGTCGCCAAGACCCGCGACCTGCACCGCGCCGCGCGGCGCAAGGTGCCGTTCCCGGTGGTGGCGCTGGTGGGCTACACCAATGCCGGCAAGTCGACGCTGTTCAACCGGCTCACCGGCGCCGAGGTGATGGCCAAGGACATGCTGTTCGCCACGCTCGACCCAACGATGCGGGCAGTGACGCTGCCGACGGGCCTGAAAGTCATTCTGTCCGACACGGTGGGCTTCATTTCCGACCTGCCGACGCAGCTGGTCGCGGCGTTCCGCGCGACGCTGGAAGAGGTGCTGGAGGCCGATCTCGTCGTGCATGTGCGCGACATCGCCCACCCCGAGACCGGGGAGCAGGCCGATGACGTGCGCGCTATCCTAGCCGATCTGGGAGTTGCCGCCGAGACGCCGCAGATAGAGGTCTGGAACAAGACCGACCTGCTGGACCCGGCGGCCCGTACCGCGCTTGAAACGGCCGCCGCGCGCCATGACGGCGTCCTAACGCTGTCGGCCTGGACCGGCGCCGGGCTTGAGGCGCTTCTGTCGGCTGTAACGCGGGCGCTCGATGACGCCCGGACGCGGCGCGCGCTGATGCTCGGCTTCGATGAAGGACGCAAGCGCGCCTGGCTCTACGACCAGGGCGTGGTCGAGGCCGAGACGCAGGTCGACGAAGGCATCCGCCTTACGGTCAACTGGACCGCCCGGCAGGAACAACGGTTCCGGGCGTTGGACGCGGGCTAG
- the hemB gene encoding porphobilinogen synthase, with protein MRPTLAPFPMTRLRRTRRTPALRALTCETALGVGDLIWPIFIREGEDVEESVPSMPGVARRSLDRVVEAAQEAADLGIPAICLFPYTDPALKTEKCEEAWNPENLSNRAIRAIKQAVPEIAVMTDIALDPYNANGHDGIVRDGIIVNDETVEALVKMALAQAEAGADILGPSDMMDGRIGAIRKALEETGHSDVTIMSYTAKYASAFYGPFRDAVGASGALKGDKKTYQMDPANSDEAIRLVERDLMEGADMVMVKPGMPYLDICRRVKDAFGIPTYAYQVSGEYAMLMAAAQNGWLDREKVMMESLMSFKRAGCDGILTYFAPEAAKRLRAG; from the coding sequence ATGCGCCCCACTCTCGCCCCATTCCCGATGACTCGCCTGCGCCGCACCCGCCGCACGCCGGCGCTGCGGGCGCTGACCTGCGAGACGGCGCTGGGCGTGGGCGACCTGATCTGGCCGATCTTCATCCGCGAGGGTGAAGACGTGGAAGAGTCGGTGCCCTCAATGCCGGGCGTGGCGCGCCGCTCGCTCGACCGGGTCGTCGAGGCGGCTCAGGAGGCGGCCGATCTGGGCATTCCGGCCATCTGCCTGTTTCCCTATACCGACCCTGCGCTGAAGACGGAAAAGTGCGAGGAGGCGTGGAACCCGGAAAACCTGTCCAACCGGGCGATCCGGGCGATCAAGCAGGCGGTGCCCGAGATCGCGGTGATGACCGACATCGCGCTCGATCCCTACAACGCCAATGGCCATGACGGGATCGTGCGCGACGGGATCATCGTGAACGACGAGACCGTCGAGGCGCTGGTGAAGATGGCGCTCGCCCAGGCCGAGGCCGGAGCGGATATCCTCGGCCCTTCGGACATGATGGACGGCCGCATCGGCGCGATCCGCAAGGCGCTGGAGGAGACCGGCCATTCGGACGTCACGATCATGTCCTACACCGCGAAGTACGCCAGCGCATTCTACGGGCCGTTCCGCGACGCTGTCGGGGCTTCGGGCGCGCTGAAGGGCGACAAGAAAACCTACCAGATGGACCCGGCCAATTCCGACGAGGCGATCCGGCTGGTCGAACGCGACCTAATGGAGGGCGCGGATATGGTCATGGTGAAACCGGGCATGCCCTATCTGGACATCTGCCGGCGGGTGAAGGACGCGTTCGGCATTCCGACCTATGCCTACCAAGTGTCGGGCGAGTACGCGATGCTGATGGCCGCGGCTCAGAACGGCTGGCTCGACCGCGAGAAGGTGATGATGGAAAGCCTGATGAGTTTCAAACGCGCGGGCTGCGACGGGATTCTCACCTATTTCGCGCCCGAGGCGGCGAAACGGCTGCGCGCGGGCTGA
- a CDS encoding NAD(P)-dependent oxidoreductase, whose translation MAKVAFLGLGVMGYPMAGHLAAKGCDVTVYNRTGSKAEAWVAQHGGRAAPTPADAAAGAEFVMACVGNDDDLRAVCTGPGGALAGMGEGAVFVDHTTVSSKVTEEMAATAAESGVAFVDAPVSGGQAGAENGQLVIMCGGPQEAFDRAEPVMAAYAKLAKRMGGTGAGQLTKMVNQICIAGLLQGLAEGLHLAQKAGLDGRAVVEVIGGGAAGSWQMVNRHGTMLDDQFDHGFAVDWMRKDLAICLATAEENGASLPVTALVDQFYKDVQNMGGGRWDTSSLIKRLRAMG comes from the coding sequence ATGGCGAAAGTCGCGTTCCTGGGACTGGGGGTGATGGGTTACCCGATGGCGGGGCATCTCGCCGCGAAGGGGTGCGATGTCACCGTCTATAACCGTACGGGGTCCAAGGCGGAGGCCTGGGTGGCCCAACATGGCGGGCGAGCCGCGCCCACGCCGGCCGACGCGGCCGCCGGTGCGGAGTTCGTGATGGCATGTGTTGGCAATGACGACGATCTGCGCGCAGTGTGCACGGGGCCGGGGGGCGCCTTGGCAGGTATGGGCGAGGGGGCGGTCTTCGTCGATCACACGACCGTTTCGTCAAAGGTGACCGAGGAGATGGCGGCAACCGCAGCCGAGTCGGGCGTAGCCTTCGTCGACGCGCCGGTTTCGGGGGGGCAGGCGGGGGCCGAGAACGGCCAGCTTGTCATAATGTGCGGCGGCCCCCAGGAGGCGTTCGACCGGGCCGAGCCTGTCATGGCCGCCTATGCAAAGCTCGCCAAGCGGATGGGCGGCACCGGGGCAGGGCAACTGACCAAGATGGTCAACCAGATCTGCATCGCGGGGCTTCTGCAGGGGCTGGCGGAGGGGCTGCATCTCGCGCAGAAGGCTGGGCTTGACGGGCGCGCGGTGGTAGAGGTCATCGGTGGCGGCGCGGCTGGAAGCTGGCAGATGGTCAACCGCCACGGCACGATGCTGGACGACCAGTTCGACCATGGCTTCGCCGTCGACTGGATGCGCAAGGACCTTGCGATCTGCCTGGCTACCGCCGAGGAGAACGGCGCGAGCCTGCCGGTTACCGCGTTGGTCGATCAGTTCTACAAGGACGTGCAGAATATGGGCGGCGGCCGCTGGGACACCTCGAGCCTGATCAAGCGACTGCGCGCGATGGGCTGA